A window of the Polaribacter sp. HaHaR_3_91 genome harbors these coding sequences:
- a CDS encoding transporter, producing the protein MKTSKIVLGLVFGLALTAQTNAQGLLDGFTPKKGDLSVTASYTSSNYEKFYAGKTKMDAVPAHNEIDQNIYSLYAKYGITNKLSVVLNAPYISAEGNGIADPFNGTSKQDGFQDISVGLKYNAYTFDFDKLNLDVITGLSVDIPTGYEANGILSLGNNTFSTNLTAGLHLQNNDGLFATFLNSYQFKGDADNTSGGADFDVPNAYYATTKIGYASSFIYVEGWLDYLASTDGVDISDATFGGNFPETKVEYTRLGATIYKNIIPELGASVGFSSVIDGRNIGKSTNFSVGLTYNLNI; encoded by the coding sequence ATGAAAACAAGTAAAATAGTATTAGGATTGGTTTTTGGACTAGCTTTAACAGCACAAACTAATGCACAAGGATTGTTAGATGGTTTTACTCCAAAAAAAGGTGATTTATCTGTAACAGCTTCTTATACCTCTAGTAATTATGAAAAATTTTATGCAGGAAAAACTAAAATGGATGCAGTGCCTGCACATAATGAAATTGATCAAAACATATACAGTTTATACGCAAAATACGGTATTACAAACAAATTATCTGTTGTTTTAAATGCACCTTACATTTCTGCAGAAGGAAATGGTATTGCAGATCCTTTTAACGGAACTAGTAAACAAGATGGTTTTCAGGATATTTCTGTTGGATTAAAATATAATGCGTATACTTTTGATTTTGATAAATTAAATTTAGATGTTATAACGGGTTTAAGTGTTGATATTCCTACAGGTTACGAAGCAAACGGAATTTTATCTCTTGGTAATAATACATTTTCTACGAACCTAACTGCTGGTTTACATTTACAAAATAATGATGGTCTTTTTGCTACTTTTTTAAATTCTTACCAATTTAAAGGAGATGCAGATAATACTTCTGGTGGAGCTGATTTTGATGTACCAAATGCTTATTATGCAACAACTAAAATAGGATATGCAAGTTCTTTTATTTATGTAGAAGGTTGGTTAGATTATTTAGCTTCAACTGATGGTGTAGATATTAGTGATGCTACTTTTGGAGGAAATTTTCCTGAAACTAAAGTAGAATACACAAGATTAGGTGCAACTATTTATAAAAACATTATTCCAGAATTAGGAGCTAGCGTAGGTTTTAGTAGCGTAATTGACGGTCGTAATATCGGTAAATCGACTAACTTTTCTGTTGGATTAACTTACAACCTTAACATATAG
- a CDS encoding exo-beta-N-acetylmuramidase NamZ domain-containing protein, whose translation MIDFKPFKSTYLFLFLMLNFQLICYAQITSIKSTGLKVGSNREQETVKVGAESTHLYLSLLKGKNVAIVANQTSVLSVIQRAEVAPNAMGSKKVTHHLVDYLHNYNGINVKKVFAPEHGFRGKADAGEVVKDGFDTKTGLPIISLYGKNKKPSAAQLKGIDVVVFDIQDVGARFYTYISSLHYVMEACAEQRIQVILLDRPNPNAYYIDGPVLELEHTSFVGMHKVPVVYGMTIGEYGKMINGEKWLKNGIKCDLTVIPVDNYNHQMEYSLPIKPSPNLPNDKSINLYASLCFFEGTNVSAGRGTEMQFQIYGSPYLAKSEFTFTPQANEGAKYPKYKNTLCYGENLQEAEKLNKLDLSFLIEAYKQNTSNEFFNNFFTNLAGTKKLQQQIEKGISETEIRKTWEKDLDAFKKVRSKYLIYQ comes from the coding sequence ATGATAGATTTTAAACCTTTCAAAAGTACATATTTATTCTTATTTCTAATGCTGAATTTTCAGCTGATTTGTTATGCTCAAATTACATCAATTAAAAGTACAGGTTTAAAAGTAGGGAGTAACAGAGAACAGGAAACTGTTAAAGTAGGTGCAGAAAGTACCCATTTGTATCTCAGTTTATTAAAAGGTAAAAATGTAGCAATTGTTGCAAACCAAACTTCTGTATTGTCTGTTATTCAGAGAGCGGAAGTAGCGCCTAATGCTATGGGGTCTAAAAAAGTTACGCATCATTTGGTAGATTATTTACATAACTATAATGGAATAAATGTAAAAAAAGTTTTTGCACCAGAACACGGTTTTAGAGGGAAAGCAGATGCTGGCGAGGTTGTAAAAGATGGATTTGACACCAAAACAGGTTTACCAATTATATCGCTTTACGGTAAAAATAAAAAACCGTCAGCAGCACAATTAAAAGGAATTGACGTTGTAGTTTTTGATATTCAAGATGTAGGTGCTCGTTTTTACACCTATATTTCTTCTTTACATTATGTAATGGAAGCTTGCGCAGAACAAAGAATCCAAGTGATTTTGTTAGACAGACCAAACCCGAATGCATATTATATAGATGGTCCTGTTTTAGAACTAGAGCATACATCTTTTGTGGGAATGCATAAAGTTCCTGTAGTTTATGGAATGACTATTGGCGAATATGGAAAAATGATAAATGGTGAAAAATGGCTTAAAAACGGAATTAAGTGTGATTTAACAGTAATCCCTGTAGATAATTACAATCATCAAATGGAGTATAGTTTACCGATAAAACCGTCACCAAATTTACCAAATGATAAAAGTATAAATCTCTATGCTAGTTTGTGCTTTTTCGAAGGAACGAATGTTTCTGCAGGAAGAGGAACAGAAATGCAGTTCCAAATTTATGGTTCTCCGTATTTAGCAAAAAGCGAATTTACTTTTACTCCACAAGCAAATGAGGGCGCTAAATATCCAAAATATAAAAACACATTATGTTATGGAGAGAATTTACAAGAAGCAGAAAAGCTTAATAAATTAGATTTGTCTTTTTTAATAGAAGCTTACAAACAGAATACTTCTAATGAGTTTTTTAATAATTTCTTTACAAATCTAGCAGGTACAAAAAAGCTGCAACAACAAATAGAAAAAGGGATCTCTGAAACTGAAATCAGAAAAACTTGGGAGAAAGATTTGGATGCATTTAAAAAAGTTCGAAGTAAGTACTTGATTTATCAGTAA
- a CDS encoding ABC transporter permease, which translates to MNYELFIAKRIIASKKYKNSISSPIIKIAITAIALGIIIMLISVATGAGLQYKIRDKMAGFKGHVQIINYDANNSDVSTVPIDKNQDFYPKFKDVDGIKNIQVFANKAGILRTETEFEGIIFKGVSTDYDWTFFTEYLVEGRTPNFNQDRTKEVLLSQTIMNRLQLKLNDTVLATFIKTSTSKLPSNRKYTIVGIYNSGFAEFDKSMMIGDIREVQNLNKWTENEVGGFEIILDSFDKIEEKGEEIYSNIGATLNSKTILDSYPAVFEWIELFDNNVWFIIAIMILVAGINMITALLVLILERVQMIGILKALGSTNTSIRKIFLYNASYLILKGLFWGNIIGLSILFIQYYFELITLNPETYYVTTMPVYISLKAILLLNIGTLIMSFLMLIIPSYIITKIQPSKSIKFA; encoded by the coding sequence TTGAATTACGAGTTATTTATTGCAAAACGCATTATTGCCAGTAAAAAGTATAAAAATAGCATATCATCTCCAATAATAAAAATTGCAATCACAGCAATTGCATTGGGGATTATTATTATGCTCATTTCTGTTGCAACTGGTGCTGGCTTGCAATATAAAATTCGTGATAAAATGGCTGGTTTTAAAGGCCATGTTCAAATTATTAATTACGATGCTAATAATTCTGATGTTTCAACAGTTCCTATTGATAAAAACCAAGATTTTTATCCGAAGTTTAAAGATGTAGATGGAATTAAAAACATTCAAGTTTTTGCTAATAAAGCTGGAATTTTAAGAACAGAAACAGAATTTGAAGGCATTATTTTTAAAGGAGTTTCTACAGATTACGATTGGACTTTTTTTACAGAGTATTTAGTTGAAGGTAGAACCCCAAACTTTAATCAAGATAGAACCAAAGAAGTTTTATTGTCTCAAACAATAATGAATCGTTTACAACTAAAATTAAACGATACTGTTTTAGCTACTTTTATAAAAACCTCTACTAGTAAGCTACCATCAAACAGAAAATACACCATAGTAGGAATCTATAATTCTGGTTTTGCTGAATTTGATAAAAGCATGATGATTGGTGACATCAGAGAAGTCCAAAATCTAAATAAATGGACAGAAAATGAGGTTGGAGGCTTTGAAATTATTTTAGATAGTTTTGATAAAATTGAAGAAAAAGGAGAAGAAATTTACAGTAATATTGGTGCAACTTTAAACAGTAAAACTATTTTAGACAGTTACCCAGCTGTATTTGAATGGATAGAACTTTTTGATAATAATGTGTGGTTTATTATTGCCATTATGATCTTAGTTGCAGGCATAAATATGATTACTGCCCTACTCGTTTTAATTTTAGAACGCGTACAAATGATTGGTATTTTAAAAGCCTTAGGAAGCACGAATACAAGCATCCGTAAAATATTTTTATACAACGCCTCTTACCTTATTTTAAAAGGGCTTTTCTGGGGAAACATTATTGGTTTATCTATTCTCTTTATACAATATTACTTTGAGCTAATTACATTAAATCCGGAGACCTATTATGTAACTACAATGCCTGTTTACATCTCTCTAAAAGCTATTTTATTACTAAATATTGGCACGTTAATTATGTCTTTTTTAATGCTGATTATTCCATCATATATAATTACTAAAATTCAGCCTTCTAAATCTATAAAGTTTGCTTAA
- a CDS encoding hybrid sensor histidine kinase/response regulator transcription factor: protein MKKLLVLILFLSSIINYAQKSYKEFQFVNIKEGIPKVGVSSIVQDNQGFIWIGTTGTGLYKFDGIDYTPYKFDFENTHSLSNNLVQCLFLDSKNRLWCGTENGLNLYDRDLDHFKKVQLNTNLNYKENVLALEEDAAGNLLVGTDRKGLYKLDINTLLTERILNKKSPDLSITSIKHTKQGKTFVGTNLGLKEIDFIHNKLINTRVFAGDEKSINHSISNLYIDAKDNLWIGFERENGIYKCDLTNDRNNNIIRLNKFDITSKKIMKIIQLSDNTLMIGTENDGLFHLEENGDIIKNYVSNKTEENSILHNSIWELFIDKNDRIWMGYFNSGVAVSDKLYDKFKDIKSLPNKNNSLTIPSVSSVVKDKTGNLWISTDGGGIDIYNPINAKITHINKENNTVYSGLNSNYIVSLFLDSKNNLWAGSWDSGIYLLKNGSKKFINFSKHNAVKNFKANTVRSFSEDSKGTIWIATFFEGLHSYTPTTNTFTKFNSEEFVAHKSLCNKLMVVFVDSEDVIWVGTPDGLFRITRLENNTFNVVSLKTRMQKEYGHLSDVSHILSIYESSKKEIWIGTRGAGLCRYNKKEDTYTWYNKSKGFEEENIAAIIEDNDKNIWVSGNSGLTKIDIEEENFTNYTSNDGLLSNDFNFGAVLKDEKGILYFGNFKGLDYFNPKEIATNASLPSLHFTDFKLFNEKVIPLTENSPLEKVISETKNIQLSHTQSVFTIEYTGLNYTRPEKNNYAYYLEGYENTWNYVGHKRNATYTNLDHGDYIFKLKASNNDGIWSNIPLELNITILPPWWKTNWAILGYIILFLLCIYLLNSLTQQRIKEKEILKNERLAQTQNDELNQKKLQFFTNISHEFRTPLTLIINPIKDIISNKELDLPQSVKNKHAIIYKNTNRLYRLINELMDIRKLEHNKMKIRASKINLIEFSNNIANYFQEETTNKNILLSVDSDVPDLSVWADEKMLEKIIFNLLSNAIKATPKGGAINIDLFSNHKRYLLPLIDKKQPVEVIEIVISDTGTGLNEQEVEKIFERFYQVEDQNKTYIGGTGIGLEVVKSFVYLHKGDINVESKVGSGTTFKILLPTGNAHYTEDQIIYENEKKVNIKEQFLLITPEDTEIPTTEASKLTKTKTILIVEDNIELLDYLKVELSKEYKVFVAGNGKEGVKMAKETLPDAIITDVVMPEMDGFEFCKTIKTDASTSHIPVMMLTARTTIENRIEGIENGADAYMIKPFDLKLLKLRLSQLITSRQLIFDKFFGAISGADEKINSNSIDKEFIQKLLEYINNNISDSNLSVEELASQLKLSRSQLYRKIKAITGQTVNEFIRKIRLERAKQILDSGRGNISEACFSVGFSSPSYFSKCFKAHFGILPSEIEIKKETN, encoded by the coding sequence ATGAAAAAACTCTTGGTTTTAATACTATTTTTGTCTTCCATAATTAACTATGCACAAAAATCTTATAAAGAATTTCAGTTTGTAAATATTAAGGAAGGCATACCTAAAGTGGGCGTCTCATCTATTGTACAAGACAACCAAGGGTTTATTTGGATTGGTACTACTGGAACTGGTTTATATAAATTTGATGGTATAGATTATACTCCTTATAAATTTGATTTTGAAAACACTCATTCTTTAAGCAATAATTTAGTACAATGTCTTTTTCTAGACAGTAAAAATAGACTTTGGTGCGGAACAGAAAATGGATTAAATTTATATGATAGAGATTTAGATCATTTTAAAAAAGTACAATTAAATACTAATCTTAACTATAAAGAAAATGTATTAGCTTTAGAAGAAGATGCTGCAGGTAATTTGTTAGTAGGAACGGACAGAAAAGGTCTTTACAAATTAGATATTAATACACTTTTAACAGAAAGAATTTTAAATAAAAAATCTCCAGATTTATCAATTACTAGTATAAAACACACAAAGCAAGGCAAAACTTTTGTAGGTACAAACCTTGGTTTAAAAGAAATTGATTTTATACATAATAAACTAATTAATACTAGAGTTTTTGCAGGTGATGAAAAATCTATAAATCACTCAATTTCTAACCTGTATATAGATGCAAAAGATAATTTATGGATTGGCTTTGAAAGAGAAAATGGTATCTACAAATGTGACCTTACTAATGATAGAAATAACAATATAATACGTTTAAATAAATTTGATATTACATCGAAAAAAATCATGAAAATAATTCAATTATCAGATAATACATTGATGATTGGAACAGAGAATGATGGTCTTTTTCACTTAGAAGAGAATGGCGATATTATTAAAAATTATGTATCAAATAAAACAGAAGAAAACAGTATTTTACATAACTCTATTTGGGAACTTTTTATAGATAAGAATGATAGAATTTGGATGGGTTACTTTAACAGTGGTGTTGCCGTTAGCGATAAACTCTATGATAAATTTAAAGATATAAAAAGCTTACCTAATAAAAATAATTCGTTAACAATACCCTCTGTTTCAAGTGTTGTAAAAGACAAAACTGGTAATTTATGGATCTCCACAGATGGCGGTGGTATTGATATTTACAACCCTATAAACGCTAAAATAACTCATATCAATAAAGAAAATAACACTGTTTATTCGGGACTTAATTCTAATTACATTGTGAGTTTGTTTTTAGATTCTAAAAATAATTTATGGGCAGGAAGTTGGGATAGTGGTATTTATCTTTTAAAAAATGGATCTAAAAAATTCATAAATTTTAGTAAACATAATGCTGTAAAAAACTTTAAAGCAAATACGGTAAGAAGTTTTTCGGAGGATTCTAAAGGTACCATTTGGATTGCTACTTTTTTTGAAGGACTACACTCCTACACCCCTACTACAAACACCTTTACAAAATTTAATTCTGAAGAATTTGTAGCTCATAAATCTTTATGCAATAAACTTATGGTAGTTTTTGTAGATTCAGAAGATGTTATTTGGGTAGGAACTCCCGATGGTTTGTTTAGAATAACAAGATTAGAAAATAACACCTTTAATGTTGTTTCTCTAAAAACTAGAATGCAAAAAGAGTATGGGCACTTATCTGACGTCAGTCATATTTTAAGTATTTATGAATCTTCTAAAAAAGAAATTTGGATTGGAACAAGAGGAGCAGGACTTTGTAGGTACAATAAAAAAGAAGACACCTATACATGGTATAATAAATCTAAAGGTTTTGAGGAAGAAAATATCGCTGCAATCATAGAAGATAATGATAAAAATATTTGGGTTAGCGGTAATTCTGGTCTTACAAAAATTGACATAGAAGAAGAAAATTTCACTAATTATACATCAAATGACGGTTTACTTTCTAATGATTTTAATTTTGGAGCAGTTTTAAAAGATGAAAAAGGTATTTTGTATTTTGGTAATTTTAAGGGGTTAGATTATTTTAATCCAAAAGAAATAGCCACAAATGCTAGCTTGCCTTCTCTACATTTTACAGATTTTAAATTGTTTAATGAAAAAGTAATTCCTCTTACTGAAAACTCTCCATTAGAAAAAGTTATTTCAGAGACAAAAAACATTCAACTTTCACACACCCAATCTGTATTTACCATTGAATATACTGGCTTGAACTATACAAGACCAGAAAAAAATAATTATGCTTATTATTTAGAAGGTTATGAAAATACTTGGAATTACGTTGGACATAAACGAAATGCGACCTATACAAATTTAGATCATGGAGATTATATTTTTAAACTCAAAGCCTCTAATAATGACGGTATTTGGAGTAACATTCCATTAGAATTAAATATTACCATTCTTCCACCTTGGTGGAAAACCAATTGGGCAATATTAGGTTATATTATACTGTTTTTATTATGCATTTATTTACTAAACAGCTTAACTCAACAAAGAATAAAAGAAAAAGAAATATTAAAAAATGAACGTTTAGCACAAACTCAAAATGACGAATTGAATCAAAAGAAACTTCAATTTTTTACAAATATTTCTCATGAATTTAGAACACCGTTAACACTAATTATAAACCCTATTAAAGACATTATTAGCAACAAAGAATTAGACCTACCACAAAGTGTTAAAAATAAACATGCAATCATCTACAAAAACACAAACAGACTTTACAGATTGATAAATGAGTTAATGGATATTAGAAAATTAGAGCATAATAAGATGAAAATTAGAGCCTCTAAAATTAATTTAATCGAGTTTTCTAATAACATTGCGAACTATTTTCAAGAAGAAACAACCAATAAAAACATTTTATTGAGTGTAGATTCTGATGTACCAGATTTAAGTGTTTGGGCTGATGAAAAGATGTTAGAAAAAATCATATTCAACCTCTTATCTAATGCCATAAAGGCAACTCCCAAAGGAGGTGCTATAAATATTGATTTATTTTCTAATCACAAACGATATCTTTTACCTTTAATTGATAAAAAGCAACCGGTGGAAGTAATTGAAATAGTAATTTCTGATACTGGAACAGGGTTAAACGAACAAGAAGTTGAAAAAATATTTGAACGCTTTTATCAAGTAGAAGATCAAAACAAAACCTATATCGGTGGAACCGGAATTGGTTTAGAAGTAGTAAAGAGTTTTGTGTACCTTCATAAAGGAGATATCAATGTAGAAAGTAAAGTAGGTTCTGGCACCACATTCAAAATACTATTACCAACAGGTAATGCTCATTATACAGAAGATCAAATTATATATGAAAATGAGAAGAAAGTAAATATAAAAGAACAATTCTTATTAATTACCCCAGAAGACACAGAAATTCCAACTACAGAAGCATCTAAACTAACTAAAACTAAGACCATTTTAATTGTTGAAGATAATATAGAATTACTAGATTATTTAAAAGTAGAATTAAGTAAAGAATACAAGGTTTTTGTTGCTGGTAATGGTAAAGAAGGCGTTAAAATGGCAAAAGAAACCTTACCAGACGCAATTATTACAGATGTTGTAATGCCAGAAATGGATGGGTTTGAATTTTGTAAAACAATAAAAACAGATGCCTCTACAAGCCATATTCCTGTAATGATGTTAACTGCAAGAACAACCATAGAGAATAGAATTGAAGGTATAGAAAATGGTGCTGATGCTTACATGATAAAACCATTCGATTTAAAATTATTAAAACTTCGTTTATCACAATTAATAACAAGTAGACAATTAATTTTCGATAAATTTTTTGGAGCAATAAGTGGTGCTGATGAAAAAATAAACTCTAACTCAATTGATAAAGAATTTATACAAAAACTATTAGAATATATAAATAACAATATTTCAGATTCTAACTTAAGTGTAGAGGAGTTGGCATCACAATTAAAACTAAGCAGGAGTCAATTATACCGAAAAATAAAAGCTATAACAGGTCAGACTGTAAATGAGTTTATTAGAAAAATAAGATTAGAAAGAGCCAAACAAATTTTAGACTCTGGTAGAGGTAATATTAGTGAAGCTTGTTTTAGTGTTGGCTTTTCTTCTCCCTCTTATTTTTCTAAATGCTTTAAGGCTCATTTTGGTATCTTACCTTCTGAAATAGAAATTAAAAAAGAAACTAATTAA